The following proteins come from a genomic window of Bernardetia sp.:
- a CDS encoding immunoglobulin domain-containing protein: MNTSTLFRIFFLTFLSLCVHISSYSQTTPTQRASVVSGGGGKTSTGSFQNFGVIGEPIVSSQIGNGTTTGQMGYIYMTVGNEPYYIGRNDSLILVDMYNNMGGNGWLNSWDLTQPVTTWAGVEIAYGSVLSVNLNSNNLTGTMPISVRRFSRINEPDFQINIGNNRLGFESAEDFVNTIPIFTYSPQAKIYSRLDTTITQGESITFTSEAAGDFNNYQWFKDNVILSGETAPTLELTSVLPSDAGEYFCRITNSQATLLTLERRIINLNVEGFVNPFDSLALVQIYEETGGENWVNSWDLNSPVSTWEGVTLQGNKVRELDLSRRNLVGELPDVFDAELFSELRYLSFFDNQLDGEIPSTIGKLSELTYLDLDKNNFEGSVPASFGELTNLQALWLSRNNLSELPNQIGNMASLQNLYLNDNNFASLPTTLGNLSELLVLNVSDNELSEFPNSITNLIKLRELYANRNLIATLPTAMSNLAALTTFEVNSNQLSSLPTTNLLQLANLSVLRVAENSLEFDDLLPYANQNFQTFDYAPQAPINEELDILATINNSVSFSVETQGNGNEYQWTKDGQIVSSAQTLTINRVGTTDIGIYLATVNNPSLPNLTLQRRSITLNVECADNLGFTIAEPQQTVFCEEQPFGLRLEIDARFAGSPQIRWRKDGVILAFANQINYTVTQAGVYTAEIVTADGCTARSNEIEITTLPQPELFIELIDNTTFTSSITSTEPVTYQWLKDGEIIDGATEETFTPTESGEYSLLVRSETGCSSVSESIIFNNPVTGIDEPIELRGLSLFPNPNNGIFFLDFGTSYPNGTPRFTLIDGIGREIDIKIEQVSSTRYKIYGQKLTGGMYQLKIETLDGAALRKFVLSE, translated from the coding sequence ATGAACACATCTACTCTTTTTAGGATTTTTTTCCTCACTTTTTTATCTCTGTGTGTACATATTTCTTCCTATTCACAAACTACTCCCACCCAACGTGCAAGTGTAGTCTCTGGAGGTGGAGGAAAAACAAGTACTGGAAGTTTTCAAAACTTTGGCGTTATAGGAGAACCTATCGTTTCCTCTCAAATTGGAAATGGTACTACCACTGGTCAGATGGGATATATTTATATGACCGTTGGGAACGAACCCTACTATATTGGACGAAATGATTCACTTATTTTGGTGGACATGTACAACAACATGGGAGGCAATGGTTGGCTAAACTCTTGGGATTTGACACAACCTGTTACTACTTGGGCAGGTGTTGAGATAGCTTATGGTTCTGTTCTTTCAGTAAACCTAAATAGTAACAACCTTACAGGTACAATGCCTATTTCAGTGCGTCGTTTTTCTAGGATAAATGAACCAGATTTTCAAATCAATATTGGAAATAACAGATTAGGATTTGAATCGGCAGAAGATTTTGTAAATACAATTCCAATTTTTACGTATTCCCCACAAGCAAAAATTTATTCTCGCCTAGACACTACCATTACACAAGGAGAATCTATAACTTTTACTTCTGAAGCAGCAGGAGATTTTAACAACTATCAATGGTTTAAAGATAATGTTATTTTAAGTGGAGAAACTGCTCCCACACTAGAACTCACAAGTGTACTTCCTTCTGATGCAGGAGAATATTTTTGTAGAATTACCAACTCACAAGCTACTTTACTGACTTTAGAACGTCGTATTATTAATCTAAATGTAGAGGGATTTGTCAATCCTTTCGACTCGCTTGCTTTAGTACAAATTTATGAAGAAACAGGAGGCGAAAACTGGGTAAATTCTTGGGACTTAAACAGCCCTGTTTCCACTTGGGAAGGCGTTACGTTACAAGGAAATAAAGTAAGAGAATTAGACCTTTCACGAAGAAACTTAGTAGGAGAATTACCTGATGTTTTTGATGCAGAGCTGTTTTCAGAACTTCGTTATCTTAGCTTTTTTGACAACCAACTAGATGGAGAAATTCCTTCTACGATAGGCAAACTTTCAGAACTAACTTATTTAGATTTAGATAAAAATAATTTTGAAGGAAGTGTCCCTGCTTCTTTCGGAGAACTTACCAACTTACAAGCTCTTTGGCTTTCAAGAAACAATCTTAGCGAGCTTCCCAATCAGATTGGAAATATGGCTAGTTTGCAAAACTTATATCTAAATGATAATAATTTTGCTTCTCTGCCTACCACTTTAGGAAATTTGAGTGAACTATTAGTCTTAAATGTTAGTGATAATGAACTTTCAGAATTTCCAAACTCAATAACAAATCTCATAAAACTAAGAGAACTTTATGCTAATCGTAATCTAATAGCAACCCTTCCGACTGCGATGAGTAACCTTGCTGCTCTAACAACTTTTGAAGTAAATAGTAATCAACTCTCTTCCCTGCCTACTACAAATTTGTTACAACTCGCTAACCTATCTGTACTTCGTGTGGCAGAAAATAGCCTAGAATTTGATGATTTATTGCCTTATGCTAACCAAAATTTCCAAACTTTTGATTATGCTCCACAAGCTCCTATAAATGAGGAACTAGATATTTTAGCTACTATAAATAATTCTGTTTCTTTTTCAGTAGAAACTCAAGGAAATGGAAATGAATACCAATGGACAAAAGATGGACAAATTGTTTCTTCTGCTCAAACTCTTACAATAAACAGAGTTGGAACAACCGATATAGGAATTTATTTGGCAACAGTTAATAACCCTAGTTTACCCAACCTTACGCTACAAAGAAGAAGTATCACATTAAATGTGGAATGTGCTGATAACTTAGGTTTTACGATAGCAGAGCCACAACAAACGGTATTTTGTGAAGAACAGCCTTTTGGGCTTCGCTTAGAAATTGATGCTAGATTTGCTGGTAGTCCTCAAATTCGTTGGAGAAAAGATGGAGTAATTCTAGCTTTTGCAAATCAGATAAATTACACCGTAACACAAGCTGGAGTTTACACAGCCGAAATAGTAACAGCAGATGGGTGTACGGCTCGTTCTAATGAAATAGAAATCACGACACTACCCCAACCCGAATTATTCATAGAACTGATTGATAATACAACTTTTACAAGTTCGATAACCAGTACAGAACCTGTAACCTACCAATGGCTAAAGGATGGAGAAATTATAGATGGAGCAACCGAAGAAACGTTCACTCCTACTGAAAGTGGAGAATACAGTCTTTTAGTTCGTTCAGAAACAGGATGTAGTTCGGTTTCTGAAAGTATTATCTTTAATAATCCAGTTACTGGTATTGATGAGCCAATAGAGCTTCGTGGACTTTCTCTCTTTCCAAACCCCAATAATGGTATTTTCTTCTTAGATTTTGGAACAAGCTATCCAAACGGAACTCCAAGGTTTACGCTGATAGATGGCATAGGCAGAGAAATTGATATAAAAATAGAGCAAGTTTCTTCTACTCGCTATAAAATTTATGGACAAAAGCTCACTGGAGGAATGTATCAACTTAAAATAGAAACATTAGACGGAGCTGCTTTGCGTAAGTTCGTTTTGTCAGAATAA
- a CDS encoding MBOAT family O-acyltransferase, whose product MIEFERLIYHLFNQFLVYNPNTPLLFNSGVFLVLFLIFYGGYIFLYKNDLLRISYVILFSFFFYYKSSGGFVVLLAFSAIFNYLSGILIDSFQLRLNRKIVLWINILINVGLLFYFKYTFFFLKNWNAITSQNIELEAIFLPIGISFFTFQAISYVVDVYKKQISACRNLLDFAFYLSFFPQLVAGPIVRAKDFLPQIRQKLEFDSVSMGWGLFWILKGLFKKAVLADYIAQYVDLIYSNEAGYTGFEHLLAMYGYTIQIYCDFSGYSDMAIGLAMLMGYELCLNFDRPYLATSITEFWRRWHISLSTWLRDYIYIPLGGNRHGILRMYLALMATMLIGGFWHGADWKFVFWGGMHGIGLVIHKIYLTFVTDFKKNNAEKDNFKKIGFLKKTAFSVSDTLINFIKNSLGWLITFHFVAFLWIFFRAESFEKAWFSVQKIITATDFDYALPFWETRPLFVVMLLVGLFLHFSSKLSYNNLGHYFATLPFWAKAICYLVVIQIILQVQAEGVQPFIYFQF is encoded by the coding sequence ATGATAGAGTTTGAAAGACTGATATATCATCTTTTCAATCAGTTTTTAGTGTATAATCCTAATACGCCTCTGCTTTTCAACAGTGGTGTTTTTTTGGTGCTATTTCTGATTTTTTATGGTGGTTATATTTTTCTCTATAAAAATGACTTGCTAAGAATTAGTTATGTAATTCTCTTTAGTTTTTTCTTCTACTACAAATCTAGTGGAGGGTTTGTCGTGCTGTTGGCTTTTTCAGCAATTTTTAATTATTTGAGTGGTATTTTGATAGATTCATTTCAGCTTCGGCTGAATAGAAAAATCGTTCTTTGGATAAATATTCTAATAAACGTAGGACTGCTTTTTTACTTCAAATATACTTTCTTCTTTCTTAAAAACTGGAATGCAATCACTTCTCAAAATATTGAATTAGAAGCCATTTTTCTTCCTATTGGTATTTCTTTCTTTACGTTTCAAGCTATCAGTTATGTCGTAGATGTTTATAAAAAACAAATCTCGGCTTGTAGAAATCTACTTGATTTTGCATTTTATCTTAGTTTTTTTCCTCAACTGGTGGCAGGACCTATTGTAAGAGCAAAAGATTTTTTACCACAAATCAGACAAAAATTAGAGTTTGATTCGGTAAGTATGGGTTGGGGACTTTTTTGGATTTTGAAAGGACTTTTCAAAAAAGCTGTTTTGGCAGATTATATTGCTCAATATGTAGATTTGATTTACTCTAACGAAGCTGGTTATACAGGCTTTGAGCATCTTTTGGCAATGTATGGCTATACTATCCAGATTTATTGTGATTTTTCAGGCTATTCGGATATGGCAATCGGTTTGGCAATGCTGATGGGTTATGAACTTTGCCTAAATTTTGACCGTCCGTATTTGGCTACTTCGATTACAGAGTTTTGGAGACGTTGGCATATTTCTCTTTCTACGTGGCTACGAGATTATATTTACATTCCATTAGGGGGAAACAGACACGGAATTTTGAGAATGTATTTGGCTCTTATGGCAACCATGCTCATTGGAGGCTTTTGGCACGGTGCAGATTGGAAATTTGTCTTTTGGGGAGGAATGCACGGAATTGGGTTAGTTATTCATAAAATCTATCTTACTTTCGTAACCGACTTCAAAAAGAACAATGCAGAAAAAGATAACTTTAAAAAGATTGGATTTCTCAAAAAAACAGCCTTTTCCGTTTCTGATACGCTAATCAATTTCATCAAAAATAGTTTGGGTTGGCTCATTACTTTCCACTTTGTCGCCTTCTTATGGATATTTTTCAGAGCAGAGAGTTTCGAAAAAGCGTGGTTTTCTGTTCAAAAAATAATTACTGCCACAGATTTTGATTATGCTCTTCCTTTTTGGGAAACACGTCCGTTGTTTGTAGTGATGCTTCTTGTAGGATTGTTTCTGCATTTTAGCTCAAAACTATCATACAACAATCTAGGACATTATTTTGCAACTCTTCCCTTTTGGGCAAAGGCAATTTGTTATCTAGTGGTGATTCAAATTATTTTACAAGTGCAGGCAGAAGGCGTACAACCCTTTATTTATTTTCAGTTTTAA
- a CDS encoding PP2C family protein-serine/threonine phosphatase: protein MKRSFKIMVGCFFLLFLFSCSDKKELPIEAEKGVIDLSEKIIEPEEVIVLKGEWQFFWSKWILPKNIDEQNEFQYVPVPKAWNTYKDPKTDEDYPTNGAATYRIKVKLPKNLRKDLAIKVPKIWTASKVFINNKPIYEAGTLTTKAEEANDVFLGELLMLEETSELDIVVHVANPSFFIGGILENFEVGTYKMLLQDKELEQNWSGVWLGLLFFIAFYHFILFAFRPKQKSTLYFGLITFALAMIHLVFADHYFYEYLYLHLKNTSLQPRIYYGSFFLLFPTAILYLQSLYPRESKRFMFPISGGLAAFSAFFLFLPVSIFLKVVPPLQIIQMVIAILFGVVILGTAIYRKRDETLWQTLGIAFLLLTGIHDGLNTIGISLTKYFDLIQFGFGAFILLQMGILAKRFSKAFNRVEDLTINLERKVNERTLEVNERNAELQRQSEVLEERNQHITDSIRYAARIQDSILGDKNLLSNLFNDSFILFKPRDIVSGDFYWFSDVIIEGKKHSIAVCADCTGHGVPGAFMTVMGNDLLTEIIINKKNTAPDEILKLLDEQIEATFRNQSTRDGMDMAIINYCHTSRTLKFAGAKNPLYLVEHGTIREIKGSKHAIGGGKSKYKKRTEKIFETTTFILPNQVTLYMASDGFQDQFGKASESDETRKFMKKRFRELLLEVSKKPIQDQERLLNEVLENWKKTEKQTDDILVMGIYIE, encoded by the coding sequence TTGAAAAGAAGTTTCAAAATAATGGTAGGTTGTTTTTTCTTGCTTTTTCTTTTTTCTTGTTCAGACAAAAAAGAACTTCCTATCGAAGCAGAAAAGGGAGTGATAGACCTTTCTGAAAAAATTATAGAACCAGAAGAAGTCATAGTTTTGAAAGGAGAATGGCAATTTTTTTGGAGTAAATGGATTTTGCCTAAAAATATCGATGAGCAAAACGAGTTTCAGTATGTTCCTGTACCAAAAGCATGGAATACCTACAAAGACCCCAAAACAGATGAAGATTATCCTACCAATGGCGCAGCCACTTATAGAATCAAAGTAAAATTACCCAAGAATCTCCGTAAAGACTTAGCTATCAAAGTTCCTAAAATATGGACAGCTAGTAAAGTATTTATCAATAATAAGCCAATTTATGAAGCAGGTACTCTAACCACAAAAGCAGAAGAAGCAAATGATGTTTTTTTGGGAGAATTACTGATGCTAGAAGAAACTTCTGAATTGGATATTGTAGTGCATGTAGCCAACCCAAGTTTTTTTATAGGAGGCATTCTTGAAAATTTTGAAGTCGGAACATATAAAATGCTTTTACAAGACAAAGAATTAGAACAAAATTGGAGTGGGGTATGGCTTGGGTTACTATTTTTTATTGCCTTTTATCATTTTATATTATTTGCTTTCCGTCCAAAACAAAAATCAACATTGTATTTTGGACTTATTACTTTTGCTCTGGCAATGATTCATTTGGTATTTGCAGACCATTATTTTTATGAATATTTGTATTTGCATCTAAAAAACACAAGTCTTCAGCCTCGTATTTACTACGGCTCATTTTTCTTACTTTTTCCTACGGCTATCCTTTACTTACAATCGCTTTATCCAAGAGAATCTAAACGGTTTATGTTTCCTATTTCTGGTGGTTTGGCTGCTTTTAGTGCATTTTTCTTGTTCTTACCTGTTTCTATTTTCTTGAAAGTTGTGCCACCCTTGCAAATCATTCAGATGGTAATTGCAATTCTCTTTGGTGTGGTTATTTTAGGAACAGCTATTTATAGAAAACGAGACGAAACCCTTTGGCAAACATTAGGGATTGCCTTTTTACTCTTGACTGGAATACACGACGGATTAAATACAATCGGTATTTCACTTACAAAATACTTTGATTTGATTCAGTTCGGTTTTGGTGCTTTTATTCTTTTGCAAATGGGCATTTTAGCAAAACGCTTTTCAAAAGCCTTTAATCGTGTAGAGGATTTAACAATTAATTTGGAACGCAAAGTAAACGAAAGAACACTTGAAGTAAATGAACGCAATGCAGAGCTTCAACGCCAAAGTGAAGTCTTGGAGGAAAGAAATCAACATATCACAGATTCAATTCGCTATGCTGCACGTATTCAAGACTCTATTTTGGGAGATAAGAATTTATTGAGTAATCTTTTCAATGATAGTTTTATTTTATTCAAACCTCGTGATATTGTCAGTGGCGATTTTTATTGGTTTTCTGATGTAATCATAGAAGGAAAAAAACATTCTATTGCTGTTTGTGCAGACTGCACAGGACATGGCGTACCGGGGGCATTTATGACAGTTATGGGAAACGACTTGCTTACAGAAATTATAATTAATAAGAAAAATACTGCTCCAGATGAAATTTTAAAACTTCTTGATGAGCAAATAGAAGCCACTTTTAGAAACCAAAGTACGAGGGATGGAATGGATATGGCAATTATAAATTATTGTCATACGAGCAGAACTTTAAAGTTTGCAGGAGCAAAAAATCCACTGTATTTAGTCGAACACGGAACAATCAGAGAGATAAAAGGCTCAAAACACGCTATTGGTGGAGGAAAGTCAAAATATAAAAAACGCACAGAGAAGATTTTTGAAACAACTACTTTCATTCTTCCAAATCAAGTTACACTCTACATGGCAAGTGATGGATTTCAAGACCAATTTGGGAAAGCAAGTGAAAGTGATGAGACGAGGAAGTTTATGAAAAAACGTTTTAGAGAGCTTTTACTTGAAGTAAGCAAAAAACCTATTCAAGACCAAGAAAGATTATTAAATGAAGTTTTAGAAAACTGGAAGAAAACAGAAAAACAAACCGATGATATTTTAGTCATGGGAATTTATATAGAATAG
- a CDS encoding glycoside hydrolase family 73 protein, with translation MLPAPFKKWATRPVYSKSFTLRIPFKKENNVLTFVIQLNNRLIFALIGIFSIVAILQISLLMSEKKENTTVHVASIAENTNKEYFEGEGLTKGNQEEVEENDEVEYDDVVGYGYKHLSKSSSPSKVETEDKRKAFLKVKHTLISEALIENQVSRLDQLNDKKMIALNQKLSEAFITIVLNQTKVEPHVMAYFTGTKDLKKFETALMEQAKYHVPASIKLAQSALETAYGQRIVNNNYFGIKDKKRKTKAITTTEYYTPAEYKANKSKVVNSKIIKKDGKTLYKCLIKDSFADYSSPWESFRAHSIFLNESKRYSPLFTKGKNYEDWADKIGSTKYGGVGYATSPIYGELLKKIIRRYNLDLLDY, from the coding sequence ATGTTACCAGCACCTTTTAAAAAATGGGCAACTCGCCCTGTATATTCAAAATCTTTTACGCTTCGAATTCCATTTAAGAAAGAAAATAATGTCCTTACTTTTGTTATTCAACTCAATAACAGACTTATTTTTGCGCTCATCGGAATTTTTAGCATCGTTGCTATCTTACAAATTTCTCTACTGATGAGTGAGAAAAAAGAAAATACAACGGTTCATGTAGCATCAATAGCTGAAAACACCAACAAAGAGTATTTTGAAGGAGAAGGACTGACTAAAGGAAATCAAGAAGAAGTTGAAGAAAATGATGAAGTGGAGTATGACGATGTGGTAGGTTATGGCTACAAACACCTTTCTAAAAGCAGTTCTCCTTCGAAAGTAGAAACAGAAGATAAGCGTAAAGCCTTTTTAAAAGTCAAGCATACACTCATTAGTGAGGCACTTATAGAAAATCAAGTTTCTCGTTTAGACCAACTCAATGATAAAAAAATGATTGCCTTGAATCAAAAACTCAGCGAAGCCTTTATTACTATTGTTTTGAATCAAACAAAGGTAGAACCTCACGTAATGGCATACTTTACAGGCACAAAAGACCTAAAAAAATTTGAAACAGCTCTTATGGAACAAGCCAAATATCACGTTCCAGCTTCCATCAAACTTGCTCAATCGGCATTAGAAACAGCTTACGGACAACGTATTGTCAATAATAATTACTTTGGAATAAAAGATAAAAAAAGAAAAACAAAAGCCATCACAACTACTGAATATTATACGCCAGCCGAATACAAAGCCAATAAAAGCAAAGTGGTAAATTCAAAAATCATTAAGAAAGATGGCAAAACACTTTATAAATGCCTTATAAAAGATAGCTTTGCAGACTATTCTTCGCCTTGGGAATCTTTCAGAGCGCATTCTATTTTCTTAAACGAGAGCAAACGCTATTCTCCATTATTTACAAAGGGAAAAAACTACGAAGACTGGGCAGATAAAATTGGCTCTACCAAGTATGGTGGTGTTGGCTATGCAACTTCACCTATTTATGGCGAACTATTGAAAAAAATTATTAGACGTTATAATCTTGATTTGTTAGATTATTGA
- a CDS encoding diacylglycerol kinase family protein: MISYFKKQIRSTKHAFDGLRIMLKDYNAFIHIPSAILATTFSFAFQISSTEWLFILSAIALVWISEILNTALEKLVDLVSPERNETAGQIKDLAAGAVLVAAIYALVVGIIIFGERIFFVLKNMNL, encoded by the coding sequence ATGATTTCGTATTTTAAGAAACAAATTCGTAGCACGAAACACGCTTTTGATGGACTTAGGATAATGCTCAAAGACTACAATGCCTTTATCCATATTCCTAGTGCTATTTTAGCGACAACCTTCAGCTTTGCTTTTCAAATATCTTCTACTGAATGGTTGTTTATTTTATCTGCTATTGCATTGGTTTGGATAAGCGAAATTTTGAATACAGCCTTAGAAAAATTAGTAGATTTGGTTAGCCCAGAGAGAAATGAAACAGCAGGGCAGATAAAAGATTTAGCTGCTGGTGCTGTGTTAGTTGCTGCTATATATGCCTTGGTGGTAGGAATAATTATTTTTGGGGAGAGGATATTTTTTGTATTGAAAAATATGAATTTATAA
- a CDS encoding ribonuclease HII, protein MQYSLSSHFSDFDFEAGVDEVGRGCLAGSVVAAAVIFPKDYKNAFLNDSKKLSKKDREELDIEIRENAISFAIAEASPAEIDKINILNASFLAMQRAIIQLQPTPDFLIVDGNRFKTDLKIPYQCVIKGDSKYLSIAAASILAKNYRDNFMIELAEKYPHYGWETNVGYPTKKHKLGIAKYGLTEYHRKTFNSSVQLDLRFQK, encoded by the coding sequence ATGCAGTACTCTCTCTCTTCTCATTTTTCAGATTTTGACTTCGAAGCTGGTGTCGATGAAGTAGGTCGTGGATGTTTGGCAGGAAGTGTTGTGGCAGCAGCCGTTATTTTCCCAAAGGATTATAAGAATGCTTTCTTAAATGACTCAAAAAAACTATCAAAAAAAGATAGAGAAGAGTTAGATATAGAAATTAGGGAAAATGCTATTTCTTTTGCTATTGCAGAGGCAAGCCCTGCAGAAATAGATAAAATTAATATTTTGAATGCTTCTTTTTTAGCGATGCAGCGAGCTATTATTCAACTCCAACCCACTCCAGATTTTTTAATTGTTGATGGAAATAGATTCAAAACAGATTTGAAAATTCCTTATCAGTGCGTTATAAAAGGTGATTCTAAGTATTTGTCTATTGCAGCAGCTTCTATTTTGGCTAAAAATTATAGGGATAATTTTATGATAGAATTAGCAGAAAAATATCCTCATTATGGATGGGAAACTAATGTCGGTTATCCTACAAAAAAACACAAATTAGGCATTGCAAAGTACGGATTAACAGAATATCATAGAAAAACATTCAATAGTAGTGTACAGTTAGATTTAAGGTTTCAAAAATAG
- the hisC gene encoding histidinol-phosphate transaminase yields MNQDIISQDKTEKMSFDLQKLIRPNILTLKAYSSARDEYKKSDIDATKIDEKFESAAPIFLDANENALGSPLSNMVQVDYNRYPDPHQRDIKTQLARLKNVEENQIFVGNGSDEAIDLLFRIFCTPNKDNIIICPPTYGMYAVSATINDVEIRKTLLTKDFQLDLEGIKKQIDENTKLIFVCSPNNPTGNLINKEDIRTLCSSFNGIVVVDEAYIDFAENAKEVSFTNDLAEFSNLVVLQTLSKAWGMAGVRLGMAFASAEIMEYYRRTKPPYNVNMLTQKIVSKALNLSQQVEQAIAVLNFERQKLIEQLRNREKFHFIEKVYDSSTNFILVKLKNTDKVEEVYNFLIRHNEIVVRNRSKEPLCEGCLRITIGTPEENELLLKTLERYVSVEK; encoded by the coding sequence ATGAACCAAGATATAATTAGTCAAGATAAAACAGAAAAAATGAGCTTTGACTTACAAAAACTTATTCGTCCGAACATACTGACATTAAAAGCCTATTCTTCAGCAAGAGACGAATACAAAAAAAGTGATATAGACGCTACAAAAATAGATGAAAAATTTGAATCTGCTGCACCTATTTTTTTAGATGCCAACGAAAATGCGTTGGGTTCGCCTCTTTCAAATATGGTTCAAGTAGATTATAACCGTTATCCAGACCCACATCAAAGAGATATAAAAACGCAGCTTGCAAGGCTAAAAAATGTAGAAGAAAATCAAATTTTTGTAGGCAATGGAAGCGATGAAGCGATTGATTTGTTGTTCAGAATTTTTTGTACTCCTAATAAAGACAATATCATCATTTGTCCTCCTACGTATGGAATGTATGCTGTAAGTGCTACAATAAATGATGTTGAGATTAGAAAAACTCTCCTTACAAAAGATTTTCAACTAGACTTAGAAGGAATAAAAAAACAAATAGATGAAAATACAAAACTTATTTTTGTTTGTAGCCCAAATAACCCAACAGGAAATTTAATCAATAAAGAAGATATTAGGACGCTATGTAGTTCTTTTAATGGAATTGTGGTAGTAGATGAGGCATATATAGACTTTGCAGAAAATGCAAAAGAAGTCAGTTTTACCAATGATTTAGCAGAGTTTTCAAATCTTGTAGTACTACAAACTCTCTCTAAGGCTTGGGGAATGGCTGGTGTGCGTTTAGGGATGGCATTTGCTTCTGCCGAAATTATGGAATATTACAGACGAACTAAGCCACCTTATAATGTCAATATGCTGACACAAAAGATAGTTTCGAAGGCTCTGAATCTTTCTCAACAAGTAGAACAAGCGATTGCAGTTTTGAATTTTGAACGCCAAAAATTGATAGAACAACTGCGAAATAGAGAAAAATTTCATTTCATTGAGAAAGTATATGATTCTAGCACAAACTTTATTTTGGTAAAGCTGAAAAATACAGATAAAGTAGAAGAAGTATATAATTTTTTGATTCGACACAACGAAATTGTGGTAAGAAATCGCTCCAAAGAACCACTCTGTGAAGGTTGTTTGAGAATCACTATCGGAACGCCAGAAGAAAATGAACTACTTCTCAAAACATTAGAAAGATATGTTTCTGTGGAGAAATAA
- a CDS encoding DUF2279 domain-containing protein, which yields MFLWRNNFIQNTVLVFFILCGLLYTSLGFSQTNISDTTTQNKKWLIPTLAATTYTGGMVFLYQTWYKNENQTSFHFFNDNKQWNQLDKFGHTYTSYQLGKVGYYASKKMGYSEKTSLWTSTAGFWLMLPIEIFDGFSPTYGASYGDLIANGTGALLFLSQQIAFKEQRVLMKFSFSPTSYSDLRPNILGENLSTEIIKDYNGQIYWLSSSPFVWKSKAKKTTSKFPKWLVLSIGYGAENMLYGSEVQNNENGYQSSRTFYISLDIDWNQIKTNRKGLKILFGALNGIKIPFPALHYNTERGFGIDGIAF from the coding sequence ATGTTTCTGTGGAGAAATAATTTTATTCAAAATACAGTTTTAGTTTTCTTTATTCTGTGTGGTTTATTATATACTTCGTTAGGTTTTTCTCAAACCAATATTTCAGACACGACTACACAGAATAAAAAATGGCTTATTCCAACCCTAGCAGCTACCACCTACACAGGAGGAATGGTGTTTTTGTATCAGACATGGTACAAAAATGAAAATCAAACTTCATTTCATTTTTTTAATGACAACAAGCAGTGGAATCAGTTAGACAAATTTGGGCATACTTATACTTCTTATCAGTTAGGTAAAGTAGGATATTATGCTTCTAAAAAAATGGGCTACTCTGAAAAAACATCGCTTTGGACTTCTACGGCTGGTTTTTGGTTGATGCTGCCCATTGAAATATTTGATGGTTTTTCTCCTACGTATGGAGCAAGTTATGGCGATTTGATAGCTAATGGAACAGGCGCTTTATTATTTCTTTCTCAACAAATAGCTTTCAAAGAACAGCGTGTTTTGATGAAATTTTCTTTTTCTCCTACGTCTTATTCTGATTTACGTCCAAATATTTTAGGAGAGAATTTGTCCACTGAAATCATAAAAGACTACAATGGACAAATTTATTGGCTTTCTTCTAGCCCTTTTGTATGGAAAAGTAAAGCAAAAAAAACGACTTCTAAATTTCCAAAATGGCTGGTTCTGTCTATAGGATATGGAGCTGAAAATATGCTCTATGGAAGTGAAGTTCAAAATAATGAAAATGGCTACCAAAGTTCAAGAACGTTTTATATCTCCTTAGACATTGACTGGAATCAAATCAAAACGAATCGTAAAGGACTGAAAATTCTTTTTGGGGCTTTGAATGGAATCAAAATACCATTTCCTGCACTACACTATAATACTGAAAGAGGATTTGGAATAGATGGTATAGCTTTTTAA